The Amphiura filiformis chromosome 13, Afil_fr2py, whole genome shotgun sequence genome segment acccgtgttcaccaacccgtaaaaaatttctatcgaacaaaagaggtcacgaagttgccgtcgtactgagtAATAATTTTAAAAGAACTGGTTCTAATTTTATCGCACGATAAGACGTTAACCTCTCTGTGAACAGATGAATGACATTTCCCTGCGTAATACAGTTTACTGCAAGTTTTGAAACGTGGTTAAATTTCATTCAACTTCCGGTAACTTGTGGGTACATGAATGAATCTCAACCATTTTTACACCACGCATGTAGGACGAGCCATGCCACAtaatatttgttaaattttgaaaatatattgaaAACTTTTTGAGTTATTCAAAAAAATATTAGGGGGaaacttagaagttgtgttacctgtatagcccggtatgatgtgctttagaaaggtTGGAAAAATATTACATTAGCGAACTATACTCTtaaaagctaaaaagttgacacaaAAAAAGCTCACAGCTGAAGTTAAGGcctgtcaaaatcgaaaatcttacactggaagactaaatttcacgcctaagtttaactgAAATTTTTACTGAACAATTGAaaatatttacttttcatttagtCGAGAAAATATATTTTCACGTAAAAGGCGTACCTCACAatgttgctcatttcaacactgaatttaatcagttccagtgcctaattaaatgactgagtgaacCGTGTATGACAATGGCCGTCAAGTGTCAAGCGTTCTGAGTGTATAGGCGTTACTTAACTTTGAGAAAGTGTTTATTTTAACCAAAATTTCCAAGTAGTGGAAACGGTAAATGTGCATTGGTTGCTCCGTTGCttttttccactaattttgggaTGGTTTACAATGGACCACTCAATAACTACtagtatgttttttgtttttttttctttttgctgaGTTGGTGATGTTAAAAAATGATGACTCATTTAAGAATATAATCATGCCTAGCTTTGGCTTCTGTTCATGACAAAACTATTTAAATTCACTAACGCGTAGCCCAACCTATAACTAAACAATTAGTTATTTGCCCGTGCATCGAAAACAACGATTACCAATACCGGGAAACTTATTTCTTGTTGTTTTAGACCCTGATTGAAAGGGTTTGGGAAGTTGGGTCCCATGTCTCACCCTCTTTACTGCTGGAGAAACCTAAAATCTTTATTAATTTTGCTAAGATACTCATGTTCTCTTAAAGTGTGTAGGTTTCTGAGATATCCTGAGGTGCTTTatcaccagaaacaaatttgttcaatctttGGATGGACcgccgatgctgcttcgatgctcgttattaatgaactaattaatcagaatcaggcacattctccgataaagtgtccaaaaagctaaatctgtgtcgcccatagtgtcaagtcgtattcagacttgtttcgtcagaaagaaatgacttttattaatataactaatacttaggagttgctttctaaaatgtgtgaggctagaggttgtaacatgtctagaaagtataaaacaataaagctgattatgcatgtccattcttttcctccatgtcgccagccaaggtacgttccgtataatgtgtccctgttcgttaaacatgcgcgcataataatggaatataggtacttttcattagtggtatcatgccctaattataaagtataaaacatcacaacgcaagttattaaatttttccaacaggtctttgagactatgtcgcataaaattgttcacagatacgttaccatatttctaatgaataacaatctgtcaaaataactggctatatgaatgttcccatatgttatggatcaagcaggctctatagttatattatatatgtggtacataacacaatggtttcaaagtaaaaaaatcaggtctattaatggcaaaaattcctgacgttacgttcatgcgttcacagatacgttacctaaattctactcccctcggaaaaaacgctgtgataaatgaagccaaataccataccagactttagtacattgggtgatgactgatcaagtatgggtattaagtcggtaagtttttacacttgcacgattaagacaaaagtgggaaagggcttcacagatacgttaccactgatacgttacccccaatgcgtacaagtaatattgctcaaaaatgaagtattgttgaaaaatcacccatgcattgttttgtgttctgaaactattaaagtttacgattctgaatgattttcacgaattcttcgtggttggcattttgcaattcctgagcccaaacttggacgctttatctgAGAATGGGCCATCAATGCTAAATTTTTATTGATCAATGTCGCTAAAGGCAAAAAGTAATATATTATCACAATTATTAGTCTAACAATATTAAATTGattgatttcattaaaaataagGATCAACCCAGCATCGATGGTCgttcgaaagatcgaactaatttgtttctggtgtCTTACCTCCTGCACCGTAAGCATTGGCTGCATAGGCGTAGGAAGAATCAGCACCGATAGCATAAACAATCACAGCGAATCTTGCCATGGGATGGGTATGAGATACGGTGTGATGTCCAATAGACACATTACTACGTAAACAGCACATCGAGTTATCAGATGAGCTGAGTGAATCCGAGCTCATGAAATGTGTTCCATCCAATAGAACTCCATCATCCATAACATAGTCACATTCTAGTATTACATTGATGTAATATGTGTACAGTCCACCAGTGTACTCAATAACAGGGAATGTTACTTCAGCAGTGAACGCTGTGTTTGGTGTGACGCTAAGCATAGATGGATCACCACGATCAGGCGTATTGGCATTGGAACCCTTCATGTACTGTACCGCCATGACGGGCTGATCAGATGTAAATGACACAACAGTATTCTCTGTAACATCTTCTTCATGAAAGGACTCAGCTGCAATATGTGTAATGTTGCCGTCAGACATGTACAATGTAGCTGAATAAATCGTAGTAAACACTCTGTATACGTAACCAGAATTTAAACTTAGAAAGGGAGTGAAAGTGAATTTGTACCCCCAACTATGTACAGGTGGTAGTTGTTCTATTAAGCCATCCAAACAACACACTTTTTCGTCAGGTACATATGTAATTACACCAGAGATTACAGCTATTGGCTTGTTACTCTGCACAAAAGTTCCTGACAGATCTTCACCTTCATCACTATCAAATCGGTAGCTCTCGTGTCGTTTTAGAATGATTTGGACAGTTTTCCCTGCAGGAGTTGTGATGTTAATTGACGTGTTTGGGTAGATTGATGAGATACATAAGAATGACGGAAAGCGTGTGTCGTAAGGTTTGTATGATGCTACATAGTACTGTGTGCCTAATTGTGAAGTCGAGTATACTAAATATGTGTCACCATCTTTGTTTTCATTGTCTACAACAAACACTAAACTTTCACCGGATGATCGAACAAATATAGTTCTTTCTTGAACTCCAGAATTTGTAAGACGCACTTCATTCATTGACAATCTGATATCCAGAGGATTGTCCCGACTGATGGTATTAGTAACATTATACCCACCACCTGGGATGGTCAAGGTAGTGAATATTGGTACTAATGACGACGTAGTTATTAGCACGTGCGGTGGGGAGACGATGTTTGACAGAAAGGGTATACTGAAGACAAATTCACTTGCTCCATTTGTGTCCTCACATATACCTGGTAAAATAAACAAGATAAATCGAATAATTAAATATGTAGGCCTCGTATTTAGTTATTTCACAGCATTTTGTGTGATCTGAGATTGTTACCCACAagattgttcaatttcaaaattcaaattttcaattCTACCTCCATTTCCCAAGTTTTCAAACACTGTGAACAAAAGCGCAGGTAAAAACATCCGTTCCATAttacacacaaaaacaaacaaaacgttgGGAAATATTTTCTCTGCGAAAGCAACTTGACTTAGTCAACGGATATAAAGATATAGGGTTCAGCATTTTAGTCCAGTTaccacccataacttaaaaaatgtgtcaaatgtcaaaggtcaatcaCATTGGATCAAAGTTATAGAATGCTCCGATTTCAAAAGTCAGTTTTCAAGGGGAGAAGTTATCTACTTGGCATTTACATTATAATGGGCAAAATTCAGCGGGAAGACACTTGACGCTGACTTGTTCTAAATGACTTCACCGGAACAATTGCGCGTTTGATGTTTGTGTTAAacagtctgcatctccttttatggtcattctgtcgaccttgattttccagcagccaatcacaagcgtgtaCGGTCGCAATATCGCAGCgagatgcgaaaaagttgaacatagCTCAACTCTCATCGCCgacgaaatttccaccgcgcgatgagaattttcaccaccAAGCTCGTAAAAATCTGGCTCAGATTTCATCGCGGCCACGAATGGGAGTCTGAATCGGAAG includes the following:
- the LOC140168092 gene encoding uncharacterized protein isoform X2; the protein is MTKIQVFLHILVIIVSALATCICEDTNGASEFVFSIPFLSNIVSPPHVLITTSSLVPIFTTLTIPGGGYNVTNTISRDNPLDIRLSMNEVRLTNSGVQERTIFVRSSGESLVFVVDNENKDGDTYLVYSTSQLGTQYYVASYKPYDTRFPSFLCISSIYPNTSINITTPAGKTVQIILKRHESYRFDSDEGEDLSGTFVQSNKPIAVISGVITYVPDEKVCCLDGLIEQLPPVHSWGYKFTFTPFLSLNSGYVYRVFTTIYSATLYMSDGNITHIAAESFHEEDVTENTVVSFTSDQPVMAVQYMKGSNANTPDRGDPSMLSVTPNTAFTAEVTFPVIEYTGGLYTYYINVILECDYVMDDGVLLDGTHFMSSDSLSSSDNSMCCLRSNVSIGHHTVSHTHPMARFAVIVYAIGADSSYAYAANAYGAGGCLPAMIIHSDEGSVVPAKNVYAYGDVITVYCREGFHRIGDEQLSCLNTGSWLGEIPKCFTDDQKGTTVTELPDSYTPPDDSSCMSSIIIALGGVGVALGVVTIAIILAAIVVYCKRKRKPEQCLSTYTTPDVQNQTNLVEDQYEDAGVEIPLDKERKHEQEPYAYSTYTKPNVQDPTNPVEGQCEETGVEIPLDKERKPGQGLSGYSTYIPPDEQDPTNSTEDQCKDTGIEIPLDNMGYATIRADRDIPNYLEVYADIPNKGEPNGTRM
- the LOC140168092 gene encoding uncharacterized protein isoform X3, which translates into the protein MTKIQVFLHILVIIVSALATCICEDTNGASEFVFSIPFLSNIVSPPHVLITTSSLVPIFTTLTIPGGGYNVTNTISRDNPLDIRLSMNEVRLTNSGVQERTIFVRSSGESLVFVVDNENKDGDTYLVYSTSQLGTQYYVASYKPYDTRFPSFLCISSIYPNTSINITTPAGKTVQIILKRHESYRFDSDEGEDLSGTFVQSNKPIAVISGVITYVPDEKVCCLDGLIEQLPPVHSWGYKFTFTPFLSLNSGYVYRVFTTIYSATLYMSDGNITHIAAESFHEEDVTENTVVSFTSDQPVMAVQYMKGSNANTPDRGDPSMLSVTPNTAFTAEVTFPVIEYTGGLYTYYINVILECDYVMDDGVLLDGTHFMSSDSLSSSDNSMCCLRSNVSIGHHTVSHTHPMARFAVIVYAIGADSSYAYAANAYGAGGTTVTELPDSYTPPGTTVTELPDSYTPPDDSSCMSSIIIALGGVGVALGVVTIAIILAAIVVYCKRKRKPEQCLSTYTTPDVQNQTNLVEDQYEDAGVEIPLDKERKHEQEPYAYSTYTKPNVQDPTNPVEGQCEETGVEIPLDKERKPGQGLSGYSTYIPPDEQDPTNSTEDQCKDTGIEIPLDNMGYATIRADRDIPNYLEVYADIPNKGEPNGTRM
- the LOC140168092 gene encoding uncharacterized protein isoform X1 encodes the protein MTKIQVFLHILVIIVSALATCICEDTNGASEFVFSIPFLSNIVSPPHVLITTSSLVPIFTTLTIPGGGYNVTNTISRDNPLDIRLSMNEVRLTNSGVQERTIFVRSSGESLVFVVDNENKDGDTYLVYSTSQLGTQYYVASYKPYDTRFPSFLCISSIYPNTSINITTPAGKTVQIILKRHESYRFDSDEGEDLSGTFVQSNKPIAVISGVITYVPDEKVCCLDGLIEQLPPVHSWGYKFTFTPFLSLNSGYVYRVFTTIYSATLYMSDGNITHIAAESFHEEDVTENTVVSFTSDQPVMAVQYMKGSNANTPDRGDPSMLSVTPNTAFTAEVTFPVIEYTGGLYTYYINVILECDYVMDDGVLLDGTHFMSSDSLSSSDNSMCCLRSNVSIGHHTVSHTHPMARFAVIVYAIGADSSYAYAANAYGAGGTTVTELPDSYTPPGCLPAMIIHSDEGSVVPAKNVYAYGDVITVYCREGFHRIGDEQLSCLNTGSWLGEIPKCFTDDQKGTTVTELPDSYTPPDDSSCMSSIIIALGGVGVALGVVTIAIILAAIVVYCKRKRKPEQCLSTYTTPDVQNQTNLVEDQYEDAGVEIPLDKERKHEQEPYAYSTYTKPNVQDPTNPVEGQCEETGVEIPLDKERKPGQGLSGYSTYIPPDEQDPTNSTEDQCKDTGIEIPLDNMGYATIRADRDIPNYLEVYADIPNKGEPNGTRM